From Camelina sativa cultivar DH55 chromosome 20, Cs, whole genome shotgun sequence, the proteins below share one genomic window:
- the LOC104769607 gene encoding uncharacterized protein LOC104769607 → MDEGSSSSASGPQQEKRPRQRRALKGIDYETSIANLSREGRETLMVVNRKKRLNTIPGTHCSVFDHSCPRYRWLHPGWIVEERIMPHQRLYRYYYDPLGQLYNSRGQVTQMLADTENTRALVIYDK, encoded by the exons ATGGATGAGGGATCATCATCAAGTGCTTCTGGACCACAACAAGAGAAGCGTCCACGACAGAGGAGGGCGTTGAAGGGGATCGATTACGAGACTAGCATTGCGAATTTGTCCAGAGAAGGCAGAGAGACTTTGATGGTTGTGAATCGTAAGAAAAGATTGAACACAATCCCAGGTACACATTGTTCTGTGTTCGATCATTCGTGTCCTCGATACAGGTGGCTTCACCCTGGTTGGATAGTTGAGGAACGTATCATGCCTCACCAACGGCTCTACCGG TACTATTACGACCCACTGGGGCAATTGTACAATTCTCGGGGACAAGTGACTCAAATGTTGGCAGATACTGAGAACACTCGCGCACTTGTCATCTACGACAAGTAA
- the LOC104769608 gene encoding uncharacterized protein LOC104769608: MSGAGAPDFFYREAQRLGYVARSAFKLLQIQKQYKLIKPGSSVLDLGCAPGAWLQVACQSLGPLKSGGNVVGMDIKKVKVPPQCDSRVQTISADVLNFPRQKIRELSPQQMGFSVILSDMCPSVSGITTRDSALSAELGMRALDLAVGQAALSQSPDDDDDKNEVSSSEVRRGVLRRGGHLVIKLLESEDAQDFARICKPIFNKASWLRPKATRSSSREIYLICQGFR; encoded by the exons ATGAGTGGGGCAGGAGCACCGGACTTTTTCTACAGGGAAGCTCAACGTCTTGGCTATGTTGCTCGCTCTGCTTTCAAG CTTCTACAGATTCAAAAACAATACAAGCTCATCAAACCAGGCTCCTCTGTTCTTGACCTAGGTTGCGCACCTGGTGCTTGGCTTCAG GTTGCCTGCCAAAGCTTAGGTCCACTTAAAAGTGGTGGAAATGTCGTTGGTATGGATATTAAG AAGGTGAAGGTTCCTCCACAGTGTGATTCGCGAGTCCAAACCATTTCCGCCGATGTTTTAAACTTTCCCAGACAAAAGATTAGGGAGTTGTCTCCTCAG CAAATGGGATTTTCAGTCATTCTTTCAGATATGTGTCCCTCAGTGTCTGGAATCACCACTAGAGATTCAGCACTGTCGGCTGAATTGGGAATGCGAGCACTTGATTTGGCTGTTGGTCAAGCTGCACTCTCTCAGTCAcctgatgacgatgatgataaGAATGAGGTTTCAAGCAGTGAAGTCCGTCGTGGTGTACTTAGGCGTGGGGGTCATCTTGTGATCAAGCTTCTAGAAAGCGAGGATGCTCAAG ATTTTGCTCGAATTTGCAAGCCCATCTTTAACAAGGCATCTTGGTTGAGGCCAAAAGCTACAAGATCATCATCTCGAGAAATTTACTTGATTTGCCAGGGATTTAGATAA
- the LOC104769609 gene encoding protein FIZZY-RELATED 3-like — MASQQNTRTGLNLPAGMNQTSLRLETFSSSFRGISSLSSPSKSTCSDRFIPCRSSSRLHAFDLQDHKEPTTPVKEGGNEAYSRLLKSELFGSDFASPCLLSPAGGGGGGGGHGSASSSSSPMSPCTNMLRFKTDRSNSSPNSPFSPSILGNDNVFSSDSSPPPKPPRKVPKTPHKVLDAPSLQDDFYLNVVDWSSQNVLAVGLGTCVYLWTASNSKVKKLCDLGPNDSVCSVQWTREGSFISIGTSHGQVQVWDATQCKRVRTMGGHQTRTGVLAWNSRILSSGSRDRNILQHDLRVQSDYVSKLVGPKSEVCGLKWSHDDRELASGGNDNQLLVWNNHSQNPILKLTEHTAAVKAITWSPHQSGLLASGGGTADRCIRFWNTTNGHQLNSIDTGSQVCNLAWSKNVNEIVSTHGYSQNQIMLWKYPSMAKVATLTGHSMRVLYLATSPDGQTIVTGAGDETLRFWNVFPSVKMQTPVKDTGLWSLGRTQIR; from the exons ATGGCATCCCAACAGAACACCAGAACCGGTCTGAATCTACCGGCCGGGATGAACCAGACTTCGTTGCGTCTGGAGACGTTCTCGAGCTCATTTCGTGGGATCTCAAGTCTATCATCTCCTTCTAAATCGACCTGCAGCGACAGGTTCATACCGTGTAGATCTTCATCGAGACTCCACGCTTTCGATCTGCAGGATCATAAGGAACCGACTACTCCGGTTAAAGAGGGAGGAAACGAAGCTTACTCTAGACTTTTGAAATCTGAGCTTTTCGGATCTGATTTCGCTTCTCCTTGTTTGTTGTCTCCtgcaggtggtggtggtggtggtggtggtcacggatctgcttcttcttcttcttctccgatgaGTCCATGTACCAATATGTTGAGGTTCAAGACGGATCGTTCTAATTCAAGCCCTAATTCTCCTTTCTCTCCTTCCATTCTCGGAAATGATAATGTCTTCTCTAGTGACTCGTCTCCTCCTCCTAAACCTCCCCGCAAGGTTCCTAAAACACCTCATaag GTCTTGGATGCTCCTTCGTTACAAGATGACTTCTACTTGAATGTTGTGGACTGGAGCTCACAGAATGTTCTTGCTGTTGGGCTTGGTACTTGTGTCTATCTTTGGACTGCTTCCAATAGCAAGGTGAAGAAGTTATGTGACCTGGGGCCTAATGACAGTGTGTGTTCGGTTCAGTGGACTCGGGAGGGTTCATTTATATCTATTGGTACAAGTCATGGTCAGGTTCAG GTTTGGGACGCAACTCAGTGTAAGAGAGTTCGAACCATGGGAGGTCATCAAACGAGAACTGGTGTCTTGGCATGGAACTCTAGGATCTTATCATCAGGGAGCAGAGACAGAAACATCCTTCAGCATGATCTCCGAGTCCAAAGTGATTATGTCAGCAAACTCGTGGGACCCAAATCTGAGGTCTGCGGGTTGAAATGGTCTCATGATGATAGAGAGCTTGCGTCTGGCGGCAATGATAACCAG TTATTGGTATGGAACAATCATTCACAGAATCCTATTCTGAAGCTGACTGAGCATACAGCAGCGGTTAAGGCAATTACATGGTCTCCTCATCAGAGCGGCCTCCTTGCTTCAGGAGGTGGAACCGCAGACAGATGCATTAGATTCTGGAACACGACAAACGGACATCAGTTAAACAGCATCGACACTGGGAGCCAGGTCTGCAATCTGGCATGGAGCAAGAATGTCAACGAGATAGTGAGCACTCACGGGTACTCTCAAAACCAAATCATGCTCTGGAAGTACCCATCCATGGCAAAG GTTGCAACCCTCACTGGGCACAGTATGAGAGTACTTTACTTAGCTACGTCACCTGATGGCCAGACTATAGTGACCGGAGCAGGAGATGAGACCCTGCGGTTTTGGAACGTCTTCCCTTCAGTTAAAATGCAG ACACCGGTGAAGGACACAGGACTCTGGTCATTAGGAAGGACACAAATCCGATAA
- the LOC104769610 gene encoding nascent polypeptide-associated complex subunit alpha-like protein 3, translating to MTAEQKEELAAKLEEQKIDLDKPEVEDDDDEDDSDDDDEAEEHDGEAGSRSKQSRSEKKSRKAMLKLGMKPITGVSRVTVKKSKNIMFVISKPDVFKSPASDTYVIFGEAKIEDLSSQLQSQAAEQFKTTNLSNVVSQGETSGEAAAAAAQDDDDDEEVDDAGVEPKDIELVMTQAGVSKPRAVKALKAANGDIVTAIMELTT from the exons ATGACTGCCGAACAGAAGGAGGAGCTCGCCGCCAAATTGGAAGAGCAAAAGATCGAT CTTGATAAGCCTgaagttgaagatgatgatgacgaggaTGATTCCGATGACGATGACGAGGCTGAGG AACATGATGGAGAGGCAGGCTCCAGGTCAAAGCAAAGCAGAAGTGAGAAAAAGAGTCGTAAAGCGATGCTGAAGCTTGGGATGAAACCCATCACTGGTGTTAGCCGTGTTACCGTCAAAAAGAGCAAGAAT ATCATGTTTGTGATATCAAAACCTGATGTGTTCAAGAGCCCAGCGTCAGATACATATGTGATCTTTGGTGAGGCGAAGATTGAGGATTTAAGCTCTCAGCTTCAGAGTCAGGCCGCAGAGCAGTTCAAGACTACCAACCTCAGCAACGTGGTTTCACAGGGAGAAACATCTGGTGAGGCAGCAGCTGCTGCTGCtcaggatgatgatgatgatgaagaggtgGACGATGCGGGTGTGGAGCCAAAGGACATTGAGCTTGTGATGACCCAAGCTGGAGTGTCTAAGCCTAGGGCAGTCAAAGCTCTCAAGGCCGCTAATGGAGATATTGTCACTGCCATCATGGAGCTTACCACCTAG
- the LOC104769612 gene encoding protein ELC-like has translation MAPPPAKMQEIHQFLSSALIQRGPTALPYAEATKSLIRQHLLNLVSTYTSLDPKTATFTHNDGRSVILLQTEGTVPMLFQGVSYNIPVVIWLLDSYPHYPPCVFVNPTRDMIIKRPHSNVSPSGLVSLPYLQNWVYPSSNLLDLAAHLIAAFSRDPPLYSQRRPQPQPSPSIGSGYSRSSRPPHKTDDAAEVYKKNAINKLVERVHCDLVLMRSAREVEAEELLSLQSGLERREEEINNGLKEMVNEKETLEQQLQVIAMNTEFLESWIRENQGKPKSLLVDLDVDDAFDCIGTLSKQMLECTALDLAIEDVVYSMDKSFQDGSLPFDQYLRNVRLLSREQFFHRATAEKVRELQMDAQVASIAARLHS, from the coding sequence ATGGCTCCTCCGCCGGCGAAGATGCAAGAGATCCACCAATTCCTCTCCTCCGCACTAATCCAACGTGGCCCTACAGCTCTCCCATACGCCGAGGCCACAAAGTCGTTAATCCGACAACACCTCCTTAACCTAGTCTCTACCTACACTTCCCTCGACCCCAAAACGGCGACGTTTACACACAACGACGGCCGATCCGTGATCCTCCTCCAAACCGAGGGAACAGTGCCGATGCTTTTCCAAGGAGTAAGCTACAACATCCCCGTCGTCATCTGGCTCCTTGATTCGTACCCTCACTATCCACCTTGCGTCTTTGTGAACCCTACGCGCGATATGATCATCAAACGACCTCACTCCAATGTCTCTCCTTCTGGACTCGTCTCTCTTCCTTATCTCCAAAATTGGGTTTACCCTAGCTCCAATCTCTTAGATCTCGCCGCTCATCTCATCGCCGCCTTCTCTCGTGATCCGCCGCTTTACTCTCAGCGCCGTCCGCAACCGCAACCGTCTCCTTCGATTGGATCTGGATACTCACGTTCTTCACGGCCTCCTCATAAGACGGATGATGCGGCGGAGGTTTATAAGAAGAACGCGATTAACAAGCTGGTGGAGAGGGTTCATTGTGATCTTGTATTGATGAGGAGTGCTAGAGAAGTGGAAGCTGAAGAGTTACTAAGTTTACAATCTGGacttgagagaagagaagaggagatcaACAACGGTTTGAAGGAGATGGTGAACGAGAAAGAAACCTTGGAGCAGCAATTACAGGTTATTGCTATGAACACTGAGTTTCTTGAATCTTGGATTAGGGAGAATCAAGGGAAACCTAAGAGTTTGCTAGTGGATTTGGATGTGGATGATGCGTTTGATTGCATTGGGACATTGTCTAAACAGATGTTAGAGTGCACTGCATTGGATTTAGCCATTGAAGATGTTGTGTATTCAATGGATAAATCGTTTCAAGATGGTTCTTTACCTTTTGATCAGTATTTGAGGAATGTGAGGTTGTTGTCGAGGGAGCAGTTTTTTCATCGAGCCACTGCTGAGAAAGTTCGGGAGTTACAAATGGATGCTCAGGTTGCTTCGATTGCAGCTAGGTTGCACTCGTGA
- the LOC104769613 gene encoding probable xyloglucan endotransglucosylase/hydrolase protein 5 yields the protein MKVREMGRLPFTLCFTFLVMATVAVGVPPKKSINVPFGRNYFPTWAFDHIKYLNGGSEVHLVLDKYTGTGFQSKGSYLFGHFSMHIKMVAGDSAGTVTAFYLSSQNSEHDEIDFEFLGNRTGQPYILQTNVFTGGIGNREQRINLWFDPSKDYHSYSVLWNMYQIVFFVDDVPIRVFKNSKDIGVKFPFNQPMKIYSSLWNADDWATRGGLEKTNWVNAPFVASYRGFHVDGCEASVNAKFCETQGKRWWDQKEFQDLDANQYKRLKWVRKRYTIYNYCTDRVRFPVPPPECRRDRDI from the exons atgaaaGTGAGAGAGATGGGTCGTCTTCCATTTACTCTTTGCTTCACCTTCCTGGTTATGGCCACAGTAGCAGTTGGTGTACCTCCTAAAAAGTCCATTAATGTTCCTTTTGGAAGGAACTATTTCCCCACTTGGGCTTTTGATCACATTAAGTATCTCAATGGTGGTTCTGAAGTGCATCTCGTTCTTGACAAGTACACTG GCACTGGCTTTCAGTCGAAAGGTTCCTACTTGTTTGGCCACTTTAGTATGCACATAAAGATGGTTGCTGGGGACTCTGCTGGAACTGTGACCGCCTTCTAT TTGTCATCACAGAACTCAGAACATGATGAGATAGACTTTGAGTTTCTAGGGAACAGAACCGGCCAGCCTTACATTTTGCAGACAAACGTGTTCACTGGAGGTATAGGAAACCGAGAGCAGCGGATCAACCTCTGGTTTGACCCTTCCAAAGACTACCATTCGTATTCAGTTCTCTGGAACATGTATCAGATTGT GTTCTTTGTGGATGATGTACCAATAAGAGTGTTCAAGAATAGCAAAGACATTGGTGTGAAGTTTCCATTCAACCAGCCAATGAAGATATATTCGAGTCTATGGAACGCAGACGACTGGGCCACAAGGGGAGGGTTAGAGAAGACCAACTGGGTAAATGCACCTTTTGTTGCATCGTACAGAGGCTTCCACGTTGATGGATGTGAGGCTTCAGTAAATGCTAAGTTCTGCGAGACGCAGGGAAAACGTTGGTGGGATCAAAAAGAGTTCCAGGACTTGGATGCTAACCAGTACAAACGTCTCAAATGGGTTCGTAAGAGATACACCATCTACAACTATTGTACTGACCGCGTCCGTTTTCCCGTGCCTCCTCCTGAGTGCCGCAGAGACCGTGACATTTAG
- the LOC104769614 gene encoding uncharacterized protein LOC104769614 — protein sequence MKKAADFVKQIINMLTVLAKDKTKELKRKTRAFKTRLVIFSLLHNRHMVMSSLSNKLKTNPTSKKINHDNHKDHHSDQNMVVMYSHNFNAMSSTPVSPHVEYQYPEEVEEEEEEEDDEEEGKYPDLRHSLFEAEGSVIEMVKHSKEDKGEEFKLEDEIDKVADLFITRFHRQMWLQKQLSLESIPDTSSPIQS from the coding sequence atgaagaagGCGGCAGACTTCGTGAAGCAGATAATAAACATGTTGACTGTTCTAGCAAAGGACAAGACGAAGGAGCTGAAGAGGAAGACAAGAGCCTTCAAGACACGTCTAGTAATATTCTCGCTGCTCCACAACAGACACATGGTGATGAGCTCTTTGTCTAACAAGCTCAAGACCAACCCAACATCGAAAAAGATTAATCACGATAATCACAAGGATCATCATAGTGATCAAAACATGGTGGTAATGTATAGCCACAACTTTAACGCCATGTCTAGCACTCCTGTCTCACCTCATGTAGAATATCAATATCCGGAGGAggtagaggaggaggaagaagaagaagacgacgaggaGGAAGGAAAGTATCCAGACTTGAGACACTCACTGTTTGAGGCAGAGGGTTCGGTAATAGAGATGGTGAAGCATTCCAAGGAGGACAAGGGAGAAGAGTTTAAGTTGGAAGATGAGATCGACAAAGTGGCTGACCTTTTCATTACCCGCTTCCATAGACAGATGTGGTTGCAGAAGCAACTGTCTCTGGAAAGTATTCCAGATACTTCCTCCCCCATTCAGTcttaa